GGCCGGGATTCATCAGTACCGTGGTCGGTGCATTCAGCGTGAAGCTGTATTGCACGCTTTGACCGGGCTGGGCGATGCTGCCGGTGGTATCTGCACCCAGGCTGAGCGCTGACGCCGTGGTGGTGCGATGGCCGAGCGTGAAGCCGATGGTCGCAGCAGCGCTTGAATAGTAGTAGTGATTAAAGACGAGCGTGTATTCACCCGTGCTGGTGATCGGGATGTCCGTTGTGTTGTTGCCGGTGTAGCCGCTGCTGACGGTCGTGCCGTCACTGCGCAGCAGCGACCAGTACACGCCGTAGCCGGTTTGGCTGGCCTGGTAGTAGTAGTGATCGCCGGCGTTGGCGGTAAAACGGTAGATGCTCGCCTGATCGCCCGCCACCGTGGTCTGCACAGGCGTATCGAGTGTGAGTGCCTGCGCGGAATCGCGATTGCGCAACCGGAACGAGAAGCTGGTGGGCGTGTCAGCAGTATTCCCCAGCACCAACGTGTATTGCCCCGCCGCCAGGAACTGCGACTGGGTTGCACTGAAGCTGTTCCAGCCGTAGCTGGTCCCGTTGCTGGAACGGATCAGCCATTGCAGATTGGTGGGGCGTTGGCCGTTCGCGTTGAACAATGCGTCCAACGTAAGCGTCTGCGGTTGGCCCAACGTAAAGGTGTACGTGGCCAGGCTCTGGCGTCCGGTCAGGCTGCCGCTGAGCGTGTCGTTGAAGCTCAGCGGTGTGGTGGTGACATCCTGTTGGCTGATCGTGACAGTGTCGGTGCGCGACGCCGTGCCGTCGTACTTGTAGCCGACGTCGAGCAGGGTGTAGATGCCGTCGGCCGGGATGCTGTAGATATTGCCTGGCGTGTCGCCCTGCTGCGCGGGCAGTGCATGGCCGTAAGCGTCAATCAGTTCCCAGGTGTTGTAGTAGTTGAAACTGCCGTTGAGCACCAGTTTGGTGCCGCCGCTGGCCTGAATGCGGCAACCGGCAGTGGCGCTGGCCGGGGTGCGGGTCAGCGAGGTGGCCTGACCCAAGGTCGCCATGGGCAAGGTGGACGTGTCCACTACGCGGAACGCATACGAGCCGCCGCCGGAATAGCTCCAGGAATACTGCGCGCCCTGCAGGGTCAGCGCGTAATCGCCGGCAGGCAGGTCAAGGATGGATGCGCTGCCGAACACATTGCCCTGATTGATTTCGATGCCACGCGGCCCCGTGAGTGTCCACACCGTGCTGCTGTTGCTCGGGGAGGTGGCATCGAACAGCAGCTGCGTGGCACTGCCGAGCGTGAAACGGTAAGTCTTGGTCGCGTCCCATGTCGCCAGGCTGCCTGCGGTGGCACTGCCCAGGCTAAGCGTGTCGCCCGTCGGCAGCGGCGTCGGCGCCACATTGCCGGTGGTGTCCAGTTCCACCTGATAATTGAGCGGCGTGGTGTTGCCTGCCGCACCTTCGATCAACAACGTGTAGCTGCCGCCCAGGGTAAGGCCGATGGCGTTGCTGTCACTGGCCAGGTTGTTGGCGCCGGCCACGTCGCGCCCATAGGCATCGACAATGCGCCAAGTGGCGCTGCCGCCGGTGACGCTGATGCTATGCAACTTCACGTTGTCGCCGGCTACGGCGGTGAAGTGATAGGCCGTGGCGGCGTTGCCCGGATTGAGCGTGCCGCTCACCGGCGTGCCCTGTGTGAGCGTGGCAGCTGCGGCCAGATCGTTCAAGGTAAAGGCGTAGGCGCCTGTGGCATTGCCGGTACCTTGGACGGTCAGCGTGTAATCGCCGGCCGGCACGGTCACCACGCTGTAGGCACTGCTGCCATCGCTCTGGCCCAGCGGGCGACGTTGCACCAGCTGTCCGTTGGGGCCGCTGAGCGACCACAGGATGTCGTTGCGCGTGCTCTGCGTGTCGAATGCCAGCTGTGTCGCCGCGGCGAGATGGAAGCTGTAGACCGTGGACTGGCCGGGCAGGGCGACGTTGCCAGAAACACTGGCGCCCAGCGTCAATACCGCCGCCAGATCCGGCACGCTGTCCAACTGGAAGCCATAGCTCACCGCGGCCGTGGCAGCGTTGCCGCTACTGCCCTGCATGACCAGCCAATAGTCGCCAGCAACGGTGGCGGTGAACGGGTCGCCGTTGTTTCCCAGCGTGCCGTTGCTTACCTGCACACCATAGGGATCGAGTAGTCGCCAGCCGACGCTACCGCTGGTGGGCGCCTGGCCGTTCAGATACAGCTTCTGCCCTTGGCTCAGCGAGACCTTGTAGAGGTGCGAGCCATAAGGATTGTCGAGACTGTCCGTGACGGCCGTGTTGGTGCTGAGCGCCTGCGTGGATGCCGCCGTGAGCAGGCGGAAGGCATAGCTTCCGGTAGTGCTGTTGTCGTAGTTGATCGAAAGGGTGTAATTGCCGGCGCCGAGCTCGAGCGCATTCGGCTGCTCCTGATACGAGTGGCGGCTCTGTACGATCTGCCCGTTGGGCCCAAGCAACGACCAGTCGAAGTTGGCGTTGCTCAGTCGATCGAACAGTACCGATGTCGTGGCGCCGAGGTTGAAATTGTAATTGGCGGTCTGGCCCGATTGGGTGATGGCGCCAGTAGTGGACTGATCCAGCGTCAACGCGCTCTGCGTATCGTTGACCGGATTGAGCGTGAACGAGTAGTTGACGGGCGCGGTGTTGGTCTGAGCACCTTCCACCAGCAGCAGGTACTCACCGCTGCGTTGCACGGCAAACGGACCGTTGTTGGAGCTGAGATCGTTGACGGAACCTTCCTGGCGCCCGTAGGGGTCGATCAGACGCCAGTTGACGTTCGCATAGCTGCCATTCGTCGAGTTGACGCCACCAGCGTTGAAGAAGAACTTCTGCCCTGCCGTCGCGTCGAAGCTGTAAACGCTGATCTCGTTGCCTTGCGTCAGCGTGTCATTGATCTGGGTGCCTGGCGTAAGGCTGGCCGCCGCGCTGGCGTCGACGATGCGCATCGCATACGCACCCGTGGCGTCACCGGATGCGTTGATGGTCATGGTGTACGTGCCGGCAGTCAGGTCGAGGAATGGCTGACTGTCGTCGGAGAAGTTATGGCTGGCCACCTGTCCATTGGGGCCGCTGAGCGTCCAGCTGATATCGCTGCGATTGGTCAGGCTGTCGAAAACGACGTGCTTGTCGTTCTGCACCGTGAACTGATAGTGGTTCTGCTGCCCCGGCTGGCTGAGCGAGCCGGTAATGGAAAGTGCGGCGGGATTGACATCGCCCGACAGCAGCACGCGTGGCTCGAGCGCTTCGAAGCGAATGGCTGGGGTGCGATGCTCTGCGCCGTCCTGGTTGGCCTTCTGCGCGTTATCAATGCCGCCGTTTTCCATACGGGTTCCCTGTTTGTTTGTCGCAGCCCTTGCAGACTGCCGAAGAATGTCTTGGCGGCTTGTCGCGTTACCTGCGCAAGCCGGAGTGGCGCGTCGAACACCGCGCTACGAAATGGGTCGTCCTGCTACTTCGGGTGCAGCGTCGCCTTGCACTTGACGCCGGCAGGCAGGTCAAGCTTGGGATTGGGCAAATCCATGAAGACCACGAACGTGCCGCTCGCCGCATCGACGATGCGGTCGATACTGCTGATCGTGGCGGTATACGTCGTGCTGGAATCGAGTTCCGAAACCACCGTAGCTGTCATGCCGGAACGCGGCGTGCCAAAGGCGCGCAAGGGCATGACGACCCTGACGCGCAACGGATTCAACTGGGCAACCTTCAGTACGCCGTGCTTGCTGGCGCCAGGCTCGACGATCTCGCCTGGCCACATCATCTGATCCACCACCACGCCATCGAACGGACTGCGAATGGTGCGCAGATTCAGCTGGCTCGCCTCATGCAGATAGTCCAAGCGAGCGACCTCGCGGTTCTCCTTCGCCTCGGTCAGTTCGGCCTGCGCTTGCTTCAGCTCCGACTCGGCGTCGTCGCTTTCCTGCTTGGCCATGAGTTTCGCTTCGGACATCTCATGGCGACGATCGAACTTGCGCTGCGAGAACTCGATCTTGCTTTGCGCAAGCTCGGTGGGGCCATTCAATTGAGACTTGTAGCGTGCAAGATCCGCGGCGGTCTGTTCCGCGTGCGATTCCAGCGTCGCCAATACTTCGTTGCGCGCGACCTTGTCGCCGCGCTTCACCGTGACGCGTTCGAGCAATCCGCTGACCGGCGTGCCGAGTTCCACCGTCTGTGCGGGCTCGATCAGGCAGTCATACGAATCTGTTGCGCTCGACGGCGCGGGAGTGAAGATTGCCATGGCCCCCAGAACGACTGGGGCGATAGCTTTCAACGCCTTGCTCCGCTTCCTGCATTGCTCAAGAACTAACCCAAAGATGGGTTTCACGAGCACTCTCTCCCTGTAGCGCTGCCATAGCACCGGTGACCCGGCACCCCCTGTCATGACGGCAACAAATTACCGCGTGTTAATGCGGACAGCAATAAGAAGTTCTATTGCAGTCTTGTGATTTTGCGACGCCGCGTTGTTACATGAAGGGTTGTCGTAAGCGTTGGCCTGTCTAGCGCAACGATTATGTTTAACTTCATGATTTAACGATATTTTTTTGGAGAAAAATAATCATTAATCCATCGGCGACAGCATCAAATAAACGCGCATCGAAAGGCATTGACTGTGCAGTCAGGTCCGATTTGTCCAACCTAATTCGTAAGATATTGTTGCTTATTTATCGAAGTAATTGCGGCATATCCTTGAATCCATTCAAGGCATACGAATGCAATGTAATTTCTTGCGAGTGCTGTTCGTGTTATTCCCAATCCGTGGATATCCTCCGGTTCCCGTTGCGGGCAGAGGATGGCGTGACCTCACTTCCGGGTCTTGCCTACGAATCCAAGCGCTCGTCGCCATTGCTCGTCGCGTTTCATCGTATCGAGCCGCTGCTTGCGAAAGTGACGCTCCGCGCGATCCTGCATCCACGTCACGACTCGTCGAAACCCGGGTGGCTGCTTGCCGATCATGGCGCGCAACAACCAGCGCATGCCTGGCGGCGCAAAGCTGCGGAACAATTCATCGTCAAAGCTGACGATGGCTTCGGTGGTTCCCGGGTCGCCTTGCCGCGCGCAGCGACCAAATAGTTGACGGTCCACGCGCGCCGACTCATGGAATTCGGTGAGGATCACATGCAGGCCACCGGCCTCGCGCACCGCGTCGGCGAGCTTGATGTCGGTGCCTCGGCCAGCCATGTTGGTGGCCACCATGATCCGTCCTGCCTGGCCTGCCTGCGCCACCGTCTCCGCCTCGGTCTTGTCCTGGCGGGCATTGAGGACGATATGGGCGACCTCCGCGCGGTCCAGTTCGGCGCTCAATCGCTCGGAGGCTTCTACAGAGCGCGTACCGATTAATACGGCACGGCCTTGGGCAGCCACTTCACTGGCGCGCCTGGCAACGTGGATCCAGCGTTGGTCTGTATCCCTGCACAAACGATCGGGCAGGCGTCTGCGCTTGCTGGGTTTGTGGGTGGGGACGCGGGTGACCGACAAGTCATAGCTGCGCTTGATCTCCGCGGCAACCTCCTGGGCGGTACCGGTCATTCCGCACAGGTGCAAGTAGCGACCGAAGAAGCGCTGGTAGGTGATCTGCGCGAGCGTGCGACGTTGGCCGGTGATTTCGCAGCCCTCTTTGGACTCGATCATCTGATGCAGTCCACGTTCCCATGTACGGTCTGGCATGACACGGCCAGTGGACTCATCGACGATCTGCACCTTGTCCTCGGCCAGGATGTAGTGCTGGTCACGCTGAAAGCAGTACGTTGCCGAGAGTGCTTTCTGCGCGAACTCGTCACGCCATAGCGTGGAGCGCCATAGCCCGCCGTGTTCGTGGGTAAGCTCTCGCACGCGTTGTCGACCCGCTGCGGTCAGCCAGATATCGCGGCGCGGGCCCAGCACAAAATCCACTCCGCGCTCAAGCGTTCGCGCCAGATCGATCGCTTGCGCATAGATGGCCGGATCGAGATCGTCCGGCAGGCTTTCGGAAATGATAAGTGGGGTACTGGCCTCGTCGATCAGCACGCTGTCCGCTTCGTCGATGATGGCAACGTGCAAGCCGCGAAGGATCGGTGGCTCGGTACGACGACTGCCGGCCAACTCGCGCAATTGCTGGTGCGTGCGAGATGCCTCGCCGAGCGCGATGCAGTCCTTCAGGTAATCGAAAGTGAGTTCCTTGTTCGATACGTAGACGATGCCGCAGGCGTAGGCTTCGCGCCGCTTGGCGATATCCATGTCCTGCAGCACCACGCCGACACTAAGCCCAAGGAAGGCAAACAACGCCGTGTTGTGTTCTGCATCGCGCTCGGCAAGGTAGTCGTTAACAGTGACGACGTGGACGGACGCTCCCGTGATCGCAGCAGTAACGGCTGCGAGTGTGGCCGCAAGGGTCTTGCCTTCGCCGGTTGCCATTTCTGCCAGGCGCCCTCGCATCAGCGCGCGGCCGGCCAGAAGCTGCACATCGTGGTGTCGCATACCCAGTGTGCGACGCGACGCTTCGCGAATCTGCGCAAAGGCCTGCGCGAGCAGCGGGTCGGTGAATCCATTGCGGTGCATCTGTCGCGCGATTCCACACAGGCGCTCCCGCAACGCTGTGTCGCTGGCCGCTTGTGCCTCGTTCTCAAGAGCGGCGGCGGTCGCCAGGAACGCTTCCGTACGATCCATGCGTGGCCATCGGTCGAACCACGCACGCAGATACTCTTCCCACACCGAGCGCCTGGGGTCTCAGGCGTTCGAGATAGGGTCCATCACCTAGCGGGGTGTCGCGACCCGCCAGCAAGGCTCGGACATCACTGAGACACTGAAGTGACTCAGAAACACTTGCCGTAATCGTCGCCAGCCCTGCTTGGCCAGGCATTCCGAGCCATGCTCGAAGCGTATGTGCACGCGCTCGCCAAAAGCGGGTGCCACGCTCTCGGGCAGAGTGAGATCCACGATGAATACGCGCTGCAGGGTCTTCAAGCCGTTCGTGTCGCTCGGCAGGGTGGGTACCGTGCCGCCGGCGTTGAGGCCGAGGGCGGCGGTAGGTAGTTCCTCAACCCCGCCAGGGAAACTGCGCACGATTTGCGAGGCATAGGTCTGGTCCAGCGAATCGCTGAGCCGCAAACGCACACCCGTCAGGTGCCCATGCACCAGGTCGATATCGTCCTGTTGCACCACGACGCGCACAATCAACGCTTGCCGGTCCAGAACATAGCCAATCAGGTCGCCCTTCTTGTAATAGCGCCCCGGCATGTCCTGTGGCGTGGTGGCAACGAGACGGCCATCGTCGCCCGAGCTCCCTACCAGGCGTTCGGCGCGCTGCCGAGTCCGCTCCAGCACGTCGCCCGCTTCTTCCAACTGGCGACCGGATACGGCGGCCTTGACCGGATCGTTGAATTGATCTGCATCGTAGCGGGCCTTTGCCTGCGCATACTTGGCCCCGTTCACCGCCAAGTCCGCCTGTAGCTGCCGGTTGCTCAGGCGATACACCGGCTGCTCGGCATGAACGATTTGCCCGGGTGCCACCAGCCAGTCGGCGAAGAATCCATTTTCACGTGCGTGCAGCATCGACTGGTCAGGTAGCCACACTACGCCTAGTGCCGGCGTGTACAGCGGGATCGGCACGCAGCACAACAACACCAGCGCCGTACCAGCGGCCATGGCCGTGCGGCGCATCGCGCGACTACGGCAATGTTGCAGGGACGCGGCGCCACGCAGGTGCTGCCAGCCCTTGCGCAGAGGCATCCAGATCAGGCTGACCGCGCTCCAGCAGGCCATGGCGACGCCGAAGACAAAGAACTTTCCGGCGACCAGGAACATCACCGACACACTGACGAACGTGCGATAGCACCAAGCTAGCGGCGTATAGATGGACAACCACCATTGCTCGGCATGCGTTTCGTCCGGCTTGACGGCGTCGATGGAGCCAAAGGCGTAGCGATCCAGCAAATAGGTCCACCAAGCCTGTCCGCGTTGCGCCATGTTCGGAATTTCGATCAGGTCGCTGAGGATGTAGTAGCCGTCGTAGCGGAGCAGTGGATTGCCATTGACCAGCAGGGTGGAAACGCCGCCGATCATCATCACGTTGTAGGCCATGGCGCGTACCACGCCAGGTTCGGCCGCCAGCCACACGTACAGCGCTAGCGATGCCAGGAATACCTCCGTGAGGATGCCTGCCGCCGCCACCAGGGCACGGTGGTATTTGGAAGGGAAGGCCGCCGAGGAGGAGGCTTCGATGTAGGGGACTG
This genomic window from Dyella terrae contains:
- a CDS encoding M50 family metallopeptidase, with amino-acid sequence MPYATVQRVIFRGRPWYVVQDQTGGRVYRLTTAAYALIASMDGKSTVQALWERANTSESRDACTQPEVVDLLTQLHAADLLQTDVTPDSAESLDRHRRKRWETVKQWLLNPMSLKLPLLNPDRFLGALTPYLRWCFGPIGALLWLAVVLPATVLAAQHWHELTDNLSDRLLSSSNLLVMLAVYPVVKLLHELGHGFAVKRWGGTARELGLMFLIFAPVPYIEASSSAAFPSKYHRALVAAAGILTEVFLASLALYVWLAAEPGVVRAMAYNVMMIGGVSTLLVNGNPLLRYDGYYILSDLIEIPNMAQRGQAWWTYLLDRYAFGSIDAVKPDETHAEQWWLSIYTPLAWCYRTFVSVSVMFLVAGKFFVFGVAMACWSAVSLIWMPLRKGWQHLRGAASLQHCRSRAMRRTAMAAGTALVLLCCVPIPLYTPALGVVWLPDQSMLHARENGFFADWLVAPGQIVHAEQPVYRLSNRQLQADLAVNGAKYAQAKARYDADQFNDPVKAAVSGRQLEEAGDVLERTRQRAERLVGSSGDDGRLVATTPQDMPGRYYKKGDLIGYVLDRQALIVRVVVQQDDIDLVHGHLTGVRLRLSDSLDQTYASQIVRSFPGGVEELPTAALGLNAGGTVPTLPSDTNGLKTLQRVFIVDLTLPESVAPAFGERVHIRFEHGSECLAKQGWRRLRQVFLSHFSVSVMSEPCWRVATPR
- a CDS encoding efflux RND transporter periplasmic adaptor subunit gives rise to the protein MAIFTPAPSSATDSYDCLIEPAQTVELGTPVSGLLERVTVKRGDKVARNEVLATLESHAEQTAADLARYKSQLNGPTELAQSKIEFSQRKFDRRHEMSEAKLMAKQESDDAESELKQAQAELTEAKENREVARLDYLHEASQLNLRTIRSPFDGVVVDQMMWPGEIVEPGASKHGVLKVAQLNPLRVRVVMPLRAFGTPRSGMTATVVSELDSSTTYTATISSIDRIVDAASGTFVVFMDLPNPKLDLPAGVKCKATLHPK
- a CDS encoding DEAD/DEAH box helicase; protein product: MDRTEAFLATAAALENEAQAASDTALRERLCGIARQMHRNGFTDPLLAQAFAQIREASRRTLGMRHHDVQLLAGRALMRGRLAEMATGEGKTLAATLAAVTAAITGASVHVVTVNDYLAERDAEHNTALFAFLGLSVGVVLQDMDIAKRREAYACGIVYVSNKELTFDYLKDCIALGEASRTHQQLRELAGSRRTEPPILRGLHVAIIDEADSVLIDEASTPLIISESLPDDLDPAIYAQAIDLARTLERGVDFVLGPRRDIWLTAAGRQRVRELTHEHGGLWRSTLWRDEFAQKALSATYCFQRDQHYILAEDKVQIVDESTGRVMPDRTWERGLHQMIESKEGCEITGQRRTLAQITYQRFFGRYLHLCGMTGTAQEVAAEIKRSYDLSVTRVPTHKPSKRRRLPDRLCRDTDQRWIHVARRASEVAAQGRAVLIGTRSVEASERLSAELDRAEVAHIVLNARQDKTEAETVAQAGQAGRIMVATNMAGRGTDIKLADAVREAGGLHVILTEFHESARVDRQLFGRCARQGDPGTTEAIVSFDDELFRSFAPPGMRWLLRAMIGKQPPGFRRVVTWMQDRAERHFRKQRLDTMKRDEQWRRALGFVGKTRK